The following coding sequences are from one Lolium rigidum isolate FL_2022 chromosome 6, APGP_CSIRO_Lrig_0.1, whole genome shotgun sequence window:
- the LOC124667751 gene encoding carbonyl reductase [NADPH] 1-like: MGKKGKAAARERREQRRQEVTLLRSVPYEPGQRWWDGLAPARAVAVVTGANRGIGYEISRQLAHHGLHVVLASRDAARGQEAAERLLREGAAAGDASVDVEWRQLDVTDAASVEAFAAWTARTHGGINILVNNAGVNFNRGADNSVEFADQVIETNYFGTKRMIEAMMPLFKPCPYGGRIVNVSSRLGRADGRRNRIGDASLREQLLSDDRLSEELIDGMVMKFLEQVKQDTWSSIEWPQMYTDYSVSKLAVNAYTRFVARRLLDRPEGHKIYINCFCPGWVKTAMTGWEGNISAEEGADTAVWIALLPQEQSTIGKFFAERREMNF; the protein is encoded by the exons ATGGGGAAGAAGGGcaaggcggcggcgagggagcggcgggagcagcggcggcaggaggtcACCCTACTCCGCTCCGTCCCATACGAGCCCGGCCAGCGGTGGTGGGACGGCCTCGCGCCTGCGCGCGCCGTGGCGGTGGTGACGGGGGCCAACCGCGGCATAGGCTACGAGATCTCCCGCCAGCTCGCCCACCACGGCCTCCACGTCGTCCTCGCCTCGCGCGACGCGGCGCGCGGCCAGGAAGCCGCAGAGAGGCTCCTCCGGgaaggggcggcggcgggcgacgcgAGCGTGGACGTGGAGTGGCGGCAGCTCGACGTGACGGACGCCGCGTCCGTGGAGGCCTTCGCGGCCTGGACGGCGCGGACCCACGGCGGCATCAATATCCTT GTTAACAATGCAGGTGTCAACTTCAACAGAGGAGCAGATAACTCTGTTGAATTTGCTGACCAAGTTATCGAGACAAATTATTTTGGTACAAAACGGATGATTGAAGCCATGATGCCATTATTCAAACCTTGTCCGTATGGTGGCCGTATAGTGAATGTGAGCTCAAGGCTTGGTAGGGCCGATGGCAGACGCAAT AGAATTGGTGATGCAAGCCTAAGAGAGCAACTATTAAGCGATGATCGTTTGTCTGAGGAGTTGATTGATGGGATGGTCATGAAATTCCTTGAACAAGTGAAGCAAGATACTTGGTCCTCCATCGAGTGGCCTCAAATGTACACGGACTATTCCGTCTCAAAGCTCGCTGTAAATGCATATACAAGATTCGTGGCAAGGAGGCTTTTGGACAGGCCTGAAGGCCACAAGATTTACATCAACTGCTTCTGTCCTGGCTGGGTAAAGACAGCTATGACTGGTTGGGAAGGGAATATTTCAGCTGAAGAAGGTGCTGATACTGCAGTTTGGATCGCCCTATTACCCCAGGAACAGTCTACTATTGGCAAGTTCTTTGCCGAGAGACGTGAGATGAACTTCTGA